In Candidatus Neomarinimicrobiota bacterium, a genomic segment contains:
- a CDS encoding ATP-binding cassette domain-containing protein: MAKPTPIITARGLTKVYGDLKAVNNVDFQIEQGTCYGFLGPNGAGKTTVMRMIYCATPATSGQLLVNDLDVMSNMSAVK, encoded by the coding sequence ATGGCAAAACCAACACCCATTATCACAGCCCGGGGATTGACTAAAGTTTATGGTGACTTAAAAGCTGTGAATAATGTTGATTTTCAGATCGAACAGGGAACCTGTTATGGCTTTCTGGGCCCCAACGGAGCCGGAAAAACCACTGTGATGCGCATGATCTATTGTGCCACTCCGGCTACTTCAGGCCAACTGCTGGTCAATGATCTGGATGTCATGTCAAACATGAGTGCCGTTAAAC